A window of the Bacillus andreraoultii genome harbors these coding sequences:
- a CDS encoding protein-glutamate methylesterase/protein-glutamine glutaminase, whose amino-acid sequence MNPIKVLVVDDSAFMRALIKDLLSDDERIQVIGVARNGLDAIEKVKVLKPDVVTMDVEMPIMDGIEALKRIMKETPLPVIMLSSTTIEGAKNTMLAMEYGAFDFIAKPSGSISLDLYKVKDELISRILEAKSVNMTQLTLMNQSHIEKKAPLANSFNASQATNQYKSNKTLVLLGTSTGGPRALERVLTRLPKDLAAPVLVVQHMPKGFTKSLAERLNSLCAIHVKEASNGEILQNGCAYIAPGGKHLELRKVGKAIVTELSTAPPVKGHRPSVDYLFISASKLGDYKKVVAIMTGMGSDGTEGLKRLKQSKDIFAIAESEKTAIIFGMPNSAIQAGCVDVIVDLDQIANQITKKVNEG is encoded by the coding sequence ATGAATCCGATCAAAGTTCTTGTTGTAGATGATTCTGCCTTTATGCGGGCTCTTATTAAAGATTTATTATCAGATGATGAGAGGATTCAAGTAATAGGGGTTGCCCGAAATGGATTAGATGCGATAGAAAAAGTGAAAGTATTAAAACCTGACGTTGTTACAATGGATGTTGAAATGCCAATAATGGATGGGATTGAAGCATTAAAACGAATTATGAAAGAGACTCCTTTACCAGTTATTATGTTATCAAGCACAACAATTGAGGGTGCAAAGAACACGATGCTGGCGATGGAATATGGTGCTTTTGATTTTATTGCTAAGCCGAGTGGGTCTATTTCACTAGATTTATACAAAGTGAAGGATGAGTTAATTAGTAGAATTCTAGAAGCTAAAAGTGTCAACATGACACAGCTTACTCTTATGAATCAAAGTCACATAGAAAAAAAAGCTCCTCTAGCGAATAGTTTTAATGCATCACAAGCAACGAATCAATATAAATCTAATAAAACATTAGTCCTTTTAGGTACATCAACTGGAGGACCTAGGGCATTGGAACGAGTTTTAACTAGATTACCTAAGGATTTAGCAGCCCCTGTCCTTGTTGTACAACATATGCCAAAAGGTTTTACTAAATCTTTAGCTGAGCGGCTTAATTCACTCTGTGCCATACATGTAAAAGAAGCAAGTAATGGTGAAATTTTACAAAATGGTTGTGCGTATATTGCACCAGGTGGAAAGCATCTGGAACTTAGAAAAGTCGGTAAAGCAATCGTAACAGAATTAAGTACAGCACCTCCTGTTAAAGGTCACCGTCCTAGTGTGGACTATTTATTTATTTCTGCTAGCAAACTAGGAGACTATAAAAAAGTAGTTGCTATCATGACAGGGATGGGTTCTGATGGTACGGAAGGATTGAAACGATTAAAACAATCAAAGGACATTTTCGCAATTGCAGAATCAGAAAAAACAGCGATTATTTTCGGTATGCCGAATTCAGCAATTCAAGCTGGGTGTGTTGATGTAATTGTAGACTTAGATCAAATCGCAAATCAAATTACAAAAAAAGTTAATGAGGGATGA
- a CDS encoding MinD/ParA family protein, with product MSDQAEKLRNRIKRQMNGNPSKTIAIISGKGGVGKSNFALNFSISLSKHQKKVLLFDLDIGMGNIDLLLGKSAEKTIANFFTDECSLDEIIQKTDYIDYIAGGFGLNHVIKLSGGRVDNLLLELGHIVYEYDYLIFDIGAGITDELVQLLSSIENIVVVVTPEPTSIMDAYSTMKIISLHVPTVKFFLLGNRMKNEKENKQVMKRLQTVMNSFLNKDSVIIGFLPEDSSISLAVKKQIPFILYKPNSFASKQVQLITSFFLTANTFISIENERNFIEKLKHFLIRK from the coding sequence ATGAGTGACCAAGCTGAAAAACTACGGAATCGTATTAAAAGACAAATGAATGGAAATCCGTCTAAAACAATTGCAATAATTAGTGGGAAGGGAGGAGTTGGCAAGTCAAACTTTGCATTAAACTTTTCCATTTCCCTATCAAAACATCAAAAAAAAGTGTTATTATTTGATTTAGATATAGGCATGGGCAATATCGATCTTCTTCTAGGTAAAAGTGCTGAGAAAACAATTGCAAACTTTTTTACTGATGAATGCTCTTTAGATGAAATCATTCAAAAAACAGATTATATCGACTATATTGCAGGTGGTTTCGGTTTAAACCATGTCATTAAGCTCAGCGGGGGTCGTGTTGATAATTTACTTCTAGAGTTGGGGCATATTGTATACGAGTATGATTATTTAATATTTGATATTGGGGCAGGCATTACTGACGAACTAGTACAGTTGCTCTCAAGTATTGAAAATATTGTTGTCGTTGTTACCCCAGAGCCAACTTCTATTATGGATGCCTATTCGACAATGAAAATCATCTCTCTACATGTACCAACAGTGAAATTCTTTTTATTAGGTAACCGAATGAAGAACGAGAAAGAAAACAAACAAGTAATGAAGAGACTACAGACGGTAATGAACTCCTTTTTGAATAAGGATAGTGTGATTATTGGATTTTTACCAGAAGACTCATCTATTAGTTTAGCAGTAAAAAAACAAATACCATTCATTTTGTATAAACCAAATTCATTTGCTTCAAAACAGGTACAATTAATTACTTCCTTCTTTCTTACGGCAAATACATTTATTTCAATCGAGAATGAGAGGAATTTTATCGAGAAGTTAAAACATTTTCTAATAAGAAAGTAG
- the flhF gene encoding flagellar biosynthesis protein FlhF — protein MKVKKYIAPTMPEAMKRIRKDLGKDAVILNSKVIHTGGFLGLFRKKNIEVIAALDKESNQFKIKELETDKETIPFLENEQVIETVGKEEVKKSKISSNNRSDTIILKEIEDLKILINQLPIDGKLLDEHIPSPYQKLYNKLRKNNVSLDLLNDIKTKVLEHYYYHRRRVNEEEANDFIYQVLVNYIKKLPFGGFTPQKKYITVIGPTGVGKTTTLAKIASYTMIEKRKKIGFITTDTYRIAAVEQLKTYAKILNAPIEVCYNLHDFKFALEKFNEFDHIFIDTAGRNFKNSKYVEELKDTIEFSEDNMESYLVFSLTAKEKDLEIIYNQFSNFPIDKLIFTKLDETSQYGSLINLPYKFQKPISYITYGQDVPDDIIEATHEFVINQFVERGIK, from the coding sequence TTGAAAGTAAAAAAATATATTGCGCCTACAATGCCCGAAGCAATGAAACGAATCCGCAAAGATTTGGGGAAAGATGCAGTAATATTAAATTCAAAAGTTATTCATACAGGTGGTTTTCTCGGTTTATTTAGAAAAAAAAATATTGAAGTAATAGCTGCACTTGATAAAGAAAGCAATCAATTTAAAATAAAAGAGTTAGAAACAGATAAAGAAACGATACCATTTTTAGAAAACGAACAAGTTATTGAAACAGTCGGTAAAGAAGAGGTAAAAAAGTCAAAAATTAGTAGTAATAATCGTAGTGATACTATTATTTTAAAAGAAATTGAAGACTTGAAAATATTAATTAACCAATTACCAATAGATGGAAAGTTATTGGATGAACATATACCTTCACCTTATCAAAAATTATACAATAAGCTTCGAAAAAATAACGTTTCTCTAGATTTACTAAACGATATAAAAACAAAAGTACTTGAGCATTATTATTATCATCGTCGAAGAGTAAATGAAGAAGAGGCAAATGACTTCATCTATCAAGTGCTAGTCAATTATATTAAAAAATTACCTTTTGGTGGATTTACGCCACAAAAAAAATATATAACTGTCATTGGCCCAACAGGTGTTGGGAAAACAACAACTTTAGCGAAAATAGCTTCATATACAATGATTGAAAAACGAAAAAAAATTGGATTTATTACAACTGATACTTATCGAATTGCTGCAGTAGAACAATTAAAAACGTATGCGAAAATTCTAAATGCTCCAATTGAGGTTTGTTATAATTTGCATGATTTTAAATTTGCATTGGAAAAATTCAATGAATTCGATCATATTTTTATTGATACTGCAGGAAGGAATTTTAAAAATAGCAAGTACGTGGAAGAGTTAAAAGATACGATTGAGTTTAGTGAGGACAATATGGAATCATATTTAGTGTTTTCCCTTACTGCGAAGGAAAAAGATTTAGAAATAATTTATAACCAATTTTCCAACTTCCCAATTGATAAGCTTATTTTCACAAAATTAGATGAGACATCTCAATATGGTTCATTAATCAACTTGCCATATAAATTTCAAAAACCAATTTCTTATATTACTTATGGACAAGATGTACCAGATGATATTATTGAAGCAACACATGAGTTTGTCATTAATCAATTTGTAGAAAGAGGCATAAAATGA